Proteins from one Gemmatimonadota bacterium genomic window:
- a CDS encoding TonB-dependent receptor — protein MPVHRWAVRCLLALGALLGMWLPLEAQPGTVQGRIRGEEGSAVYGATVRLLAGTITIGAADTDRLGSFRLASVPAGTYQLLVQALGYGEQTEVLTLGAGQTLEYDLRLVRQAIEVEGISVEAERSRARIRFEELGGATVREIKLSDLKQLPGVVEADPIRAIQVLPGVVSTTDFSASFHVRGGSADQNLILLDGVPIFSPFHLGGFFSVFNADMLDRAELYSGGFPAEHGGRVSSVLQIESDPGDGDFKIDAGISLLASRVAIGGSLPRGTAHSLGLANVKWRTSARRSYFDILMKPVFEFPYHLTDLQTVMEGWTESGDRITLTGYTGKDVLDLTRLDAEDFPLRIDWDWGNDVFGGRWTHPRRGGGSLDVRANVSRYGTGLSFPDFADTELTSRIAQSQLRVDLDTRPTPTMGVRVGGVLERLSYRNLFKTGGTEFGSGEGDGWLLGTYAQTSWSRPREWLLEVGLRLDAWSPDPGDRIFELAPRLAAKRFFDGGDVAVKVAAGRYTQFLHSLRDEELPLGLDFWVLAGARAPHVVSDQLQLGVEGYRDIDWFWSIEAYVRSFDGVVTFNVADDPNDDFDDILSGDGLSYGADLLLRKETGDVNGWIAISLLRADRTFPDVLSPEAPQPSITYSPIFDRRLDVDLVLRYPLPWGWQGGLRWNVGTGTPYTRAIGSYAYYSPQFVVGGGRLQWAGAAEHTDLSDYAVALESRNASRYPTYHRLDASFRKSFEKSWGTITPHVDLVNVYDKRNVLFYFYEYDRSPATRSGISMFPILPTFGFEVHF, from the coding sequence TTGCCAGTACATAGATGGGCGGTGCGGTGTCTGCTCGCTCTCGGGGCGCTGCTCGGGATGTGGCTTCCGCTCGAGGCACAGCCGGGGACCGTTCAAGGGCGCATCCGCGGCGAGGAAGGCTCGGCCGTGTACGGTGCGACGGTCCGGCTGCTTGCAGGGACCATCACCATCGGTGCGGCCGATACCGACCGCCTCGGTTCGTTCCGGCTCGCATCAGTGCCCGCCGGAACGTATCAGCTTCTGGTTCAGGCACTCGGCTACGGCGAACAGACGGAGGTCTTGACGCTTGGCGCCGGGCAAACGCTCGAGTACGACCTCCGATTGGTACGCCAGGCCATCGAGGTCGAGGGCATTTCCGTCGAAGCGGAGCGGAGCAGGGCGCGAATCCGTTTTGAGGAGCTCGGAGGCGCGACAGTCCGTGAGATCAAGCTCTCGGACCTCAAGCAACTGCCTGGTGTCGTCGAGGCTGATCCGATCCGAGCGATCCAGGTTCTGCCCGGGGTCGTATCCACAACAGACTTCTCGGCCTCCTTCCACGTGCGGGGTGGCTCGGCCGATCAGAACCTGATCTTACTGGACGGCGTGCCGATCTTCAGCCCGTTCCATCTCGGCGGGTTCTTCTCGGTGTTCAACGCGGACATGCTCGACCGGGCCGAACTGTATTCGGGGGGCTTCCCGGCGGAGCACGGCGGTCGGGTCTCGTCAGTCCTCCAGATCGAGAGCGATCCCGGCGACGGTGATTTCAAGATCGACGCCGGCATCTCTCTGCTCGCCAGTCGTGTCGCAATAGGCGGCAGTCTCCCCCGCGGTACAGCGCACTCCTTGGGTCTCGCGAACGTCAAATGGCGCACTTCGGCCCGGCGGTCGTACTTCGACATCCTGATGAAGCCCGTGTTCGAGTTTCCGTATCACCTCACCGATCTCCAGACCGTGATGGAGGGTTGGACTGAGTCGGGCGATCGCATCACGCTTACCGGATACACCGGAAAGGATGTGCTCGATCTCACGCGGCTCGACGCTGAAGACTTTCCCCTCCGTATCGATTGGGACTGGGGCAACGACGTATTCGGTGGCAGGTGGACGCACCCGCGCCGCGGCGGTGGCTCTCTCGACGTCCGCGCGAACGTCAGCCGCTACGGGACCGGCCTGAGTTTCCCGGACTTCGCCGATACAGAGCTCACCAGTCGGATCGCACAGAGCCAGCTCCGCGTCGATCTCGATACGCGCCCGACACCGACCATGGGCGTCAGGGTTGGAGGGGTGCTCGAGCGCCTCTCGTACCGAAATCTCTTCAAGACGGGAGGCACGGAATTCGGTAGCGGTGAGGGTGATGGGTGGCTACTTGGCACCTATGCCCAGACATCCTGGTCTCGCCCACGAGAATGGTTGCTCGAGGTCGGTCTGCGTCTCGACGCGTGGAGCCCGGACCCCGGCGATCGGATCTTCGAGCTGGCGCCTCGGCTCGCGGCCAAGCGCTTCTTCGATGGCGGCGACGTCGCGGTGAAGGTCGCGGCTGGGCGGTACACGCAGTTCCTTCACTCTCTCAGGGACGAGGAACTCCCTCTGGGACTGGATTTCTGGGTGCTCGCGGGCGCGAGGGCGCCGCACGTGGTTTCGGATCAGCTTCAGCTCGGCGTCGAGGGGTATCGAGACATCGATTGGTTCTGGTCGATCGAGGCCTACGTGCGGTCCTTCGACGGTGTGGTGACTTTCAACGTAGCCGACGACCCCAACGACGACTTCGACGACATTCTCTCGGGCGACGGCCTCTCGTACGGCGCGGATCTGCTCCTGCGCAAGGAGACGGGCGATGTGAACGGCTGGATCGCCATTTCCCTTCTTCGGGCTGACCGGACCTTCCCGGATGTGTTGTCCCCGGAGGCGCCCCAGCCGTCCATCACATACTCCCCGATCTTCGATCGTCGGCTCGACGTCGACCTCGTGTTGCGCTATCCGCTCCCGTGGGGCTGGCAGGGAGGGCTGCGCTGGAACGTTGGCACAGGCACCCCCTACACGCGCGCGATCGGGTCGTACGCATATTACTCGCCGCAGTTCGTCGTCGGCGGTGGCCGCCTCCAGTGGGCGGGCGCGGCCGAACATACGGACCTGAGCGATTATGCTGTCGCGCTCGAGAGCCGCAATGCGTCTCGGTACCCGACCTACCATCGGCTCGACGCCAGCTTCCGGAAGTCATTCGAGAAGTCGTGGGGAACGATCACGCCCCACGTCGACCTGGTGAACGTCTACGACAAGCGCAACGTGCTCTTCTATTTCTATGAATACGACCGCTCTCCAGCGACGCGCTCCGGCATTTCGATGTTCCCGATTCTCCCTACGTTCGGCTTCGAGGTGCACTTCTGA